A stretch of the Nomascus leucogenys isolate Asia unplaced genomic scaffold, Asia_NLE_v1 Super-Scaffold_241, whole genome shotgun sequence genome encodes the following:
- the CCDC8 gene encoding LOW QUALITY PROTEIN: coiled-coil domain-containing protein 8 (The sequence of the model RefSeq protein was modified relative to this genomic sequence to represent the inferred CDS: inserted 1 base in 1 codon) has protein sequence MLQIGEDVDYLLIPREVRLAGGVWRVISKPATKEAEFRERLTQFLEEEGRTLEDVARIIEKSTPHPPQPPQKPKEPRVRRRVQQMVTPPPRLVVGTYDSSNASDSEFSDFETSRDENRQGPRRGKKVRRMPVSYLGSKFLGSDLESEDDEELVEAFLRRQEKQPSAPPARRRVNLPVPMFEDNLGPQLSKADRWREYVSQVSWGKLKRRVKGWAPRVGPRVEEARLASTAVESAGVSSAPDGTSPGDRVGNAGDICVPQASPRRWRPKINWASFRRRRKEQTAPTGQGAAIEADQGGEAADNQREEAIADQREGAADNQRAEAPADQGAEXADNQREEAADNQRAGAPADQGAEAADNHREEAADNQRAEAPADQRPQGADNQREEAADNQRAEAPADQGSEATDNQREEAIHDQRERDPAVQGADNQRAQARAGQRAEAAHNQRAGAPGIQEAEASAAQGATGTAPGARARKQVKTVRFQTPGRFSWFRKRQRAFWHTPRLPTLPKRVPRAGEARNLRVLRAEARAEAEQGEQEDQL, from the exons ATGCTGCAGATCGGGGAGGACGTCGACTATTTGCTCATCCCCCGGGAGGTCAGGCTGGCCGGGGGCGTCTGGCGAGTCATTTCTAAGCCCGCCACCAAGGAAGCAGAATTTCGGGAGCGGCTGACCCAGTTCCTGGAAGAAGAGGGCCGCACCCTGGAGGACGTGGCCCGCATCATCGAGAAGAGCACCCCGCACCCGCCCCAGCCCCCCCAAAAGCCCAAGGAGCCCCGAGTGAGGAGGAGAGTGCAGCAGATGGTGACTCCTCCGCCCCGGTTGGTCGTGGGCACGTACGACAGCAGCAACGCCAGCGACAGCGAGTTCAGCGACTTCGAGACCTCCAGAGACGAGAACCGCCAGGGCCCGCGGCGGGGCAAGAAGGTGCGCAGAATGCCCGTCAGCTACCTGGGCAGCAAGTTCCTGGGAAGCGACCTGGAGAGCGAGGATGATGAGGAACTGGTGGAGGCCTTCCTCCGGCGACAGGAGAAGCAACCCAGCGCGCCGCCTGCCCGCCGTCGCGTCAACCTGCCAGTGCCCATGTTTGAGGACAACCTGGGGCCTCAGCTGTCCAAGGCGGACAGGTGGCGGGAGTATGTCAGCCAGGTGTCCTGGGGGAAGCTGAAACGGAGGGTGAAGGGTTGGGCGCCGAGGGTGGGCCCCAGGGTGGAGGAGGCCCGGCTGGCCTCCACCGCAGTGGAGAGCGCAGGGGTATCATCGGCGCCAGATGGCACCAGCCCGGGGGATCGCGTGGGAAACGCGGGAGATATCTGTGTGCCCCAGGCCTCCCCTAGGCGATGGAGGCCCAAGATCAACTGGGCTTCCTTTCGGCGCCGCAGGAAGGAGCAGACAGCGCCCACAGGTCAGGGGGCAGCCATCGAGGCTGATCAGGGGGGAGAGGCTGCAGATAATCAGAGGGAAGAGGCCATAGCTGACCAGCGAGAAGGGGCTGCGGATAATCAGAGGGCAGAGGCCCCAGCTGACCAGGGGGCAG GCGCTGATAACCAGAGGGAAGAGGCTGCGGATAATCAGAGGGCAGGGGCCCCAGCTGaccagggggcagaggctgcagataACCATAGGGAAGAG GCTGCGGATAATCAGAGGGCAGAGGCCCCAGCTGACCAGAGGCCACAGGGCGCAGATAACCAGAGGGAAGAGGCTGCAGATAATCAGAGGGCAGAGGCCCCAGCTGACCAGGGGTCAGAGGCTACAGATAATCAAAGGGAAGAGGCCATACATGACCAGAGGGAACGGGACCCAGCTGTCCAGGGTGCAGATAATCAGAGGGCACAGGCCCGGGCTGGCCAGAGGGCAGAGGCTGCACATAATCAGAGGGCAGGAGCCCCAGGTATCCAGGAAGCCGAAGCCTCAGCTGCCCAAGGGGCCACAGGAACAGCTCCAGGAGCCAGGGCCCGGAAACAGGTCAAGACAGTGAGGTTCCAGACCCCTGGACGCTTTTCATGGTTTCGCAAACGCCAGAGAGCCTTCTGGCACACTCCCCGGTTGCCAACCCTGCCCAAGAGAGTCCCCAGAGCAGGCGAGGCCAGGAACCTCAGGGTGCTGAGGGCTGAGGCCAGAGCAGAAGCTGAGCAGGGAGAGCAAGAAGACCAGCTGTGA